One window of Curtobacterium sp. 458 genomic DNA carries:
- a CDS encoding S16 family serine protease — protein sequence MTLFAPEPRRRSRARTLGWAFVIGAVVLGLLASFLPSPYLIEVPGPVYNTIGTQEQGQGKDAKEVELIQISGRKTYPTSGALDMLTVGVQGDATHRPSWTSVIRALFTKSQAVVPASQIYPPGTTNEQISQQDTADMQQSQQSAVAAALVQQDIPVPTELEVGTVQKGSAADGTIEKGDVIRAFDGTQLTEDVDASSLRAAVAKHGTSSPATVTIERDGTERQVRVTPREQDGTALLGVGVVERYDFPFDVKITLQDVGGPSAGMMFALGIIDEITPGKLNGGKHVAGTGTITAQGQVGPIGGIRQKMYGAKDAGATIFLAPADNCDEVVGHVPDGLDVYKVGTLDQAVTDLQTIAAGKSTAGLARCTS from the coding sequence GTGACGCTCTTCGCCCCCGAGCCCCGTCGTCGATCGCGTGCCCGGACGCTCGGTTGGGCGTTCGTCATCGGCGCCGTCGTGCTCGGCCTCCTCGCCAGCTTCCTGCCGAGCCCGTACCTCATCGAGGTGCCCGGTCCGGTCTACAACACCATCGGCACGCAGGAGCAGGGCCAGGGCAAGGACGCGAAGGAGGTCGAGCTCATCCAGATCTCCGGGCGGAAGACCTACCCGACGTCCGGTGCGCTCGACATGCTGACCGTCGGCGTCCAGGGCGACGCCACGCACCGGCCGAGCTGGACGAGCGTCATCCGCGCGCTGTTCACGAAGTCCCAGGCCGTGGTCCCCGCGTCGCAGATCTACCCGCCCGGCACCACGAACGAGCAGATCAGCCAGCAGGACACCGCCGACATGCAGCAGTCGCAGCAGTCCGCCGTCGCCGCAGCCCTCGTCCAGCAGGACATCCCGGTGCCGACCGAACTCGAGGTCGGGACCGTCCAGAAGGGGTCGGCGGCCGACGGCACGATCGAGAAGGGCGACGTCATCCGCGCCTTCGACGGCACGCAGCTCACCGAGGACGTCGACGCGTCGAGCCTCCGTGCCGCCGTGGCGAAGCACGGGACGAGCAGCCCGGCGACGGTCACCATCGAACGCGACGGGACGGAACGCCAGGTCCGGGTCACGCCGCGCGAGCAGGACGGCACCGCGCTCCTGGGCGTCGGCGTCGTCGAGCGCTACGACTTCCCGTTCGACGTGAAGATCACCCTGCAGGACGTCGGCGGCCCCTCGGCCGGCATGATGTTCGCGCTCGGGATCATCGACGAGATCACCCCCGGCAAGCTCAACGGCGGCAAGCACGTCGCCGGTACCGGAACGATCACGGCGCAGGGGCAGGTCGGGCCGATCGGCGGCATCCGCCAGAAGATGTACGGCGCGAAGGACGCGGGCGCGACGATCTTCCTCGCTCCGGCGGACAACTGCGACGAGGTCGTGGGGCACGTGCCGGACGGGCTCGACGTCTACAAGGTCGGCACGCTCGACCAGGCGGTCACCGACCTGCAGACCATCGCGGCGGGGAAGAGCACCGCGGGGCTCGCGCGCTGCACGTCCTAG
- a CDS encoding zinc-dependent metalloprotease — MPDEPQPGPDDDFQEMLRKLLSGEGQIDPSQLAGAAGLPDDPAFVANLMSQLQRAAQSGGDGIDFSVTAERATAIAREGGHAVDPATSQASDQAFQVAALWLDEVTTVAELTATPSLYTREQWAKATAPVWTQIAEPVASSIANALTEAIDQRAPEELKAMLGDVSKAMRGVGGALFAIQLGQVVGQLSKEVVSGGDVGVPLLDEQVAALLPQNVAEFAEGLDVPEDEVRIWLAVRELAHARLFRSARWLRLHIISSITDYAKGIHIPFDRVEELAADIDPTDQEQLRDALASGALIPPRTPEQDAALARLETMLALVEGWVDTVTAAATARLPRADAIAEMVRRRRAAGGPAESAFATLVGLELRPRRLREAAAMWQRVTDELGAEGRDALWSHFDAVPTSEDIDAPDALVLRLKNPGFSAEDDEFDKALQDLLDDSTGSRPHEDEQGRVADTDGSGEADGNEGGADADGDEGSAGPKA; from the coding sequence ATGCCTGATGAACCGCAGCCGGGGCCGGACGACGACTTCCAGGAGATGCTGCGCAAGCTGCTGTCCGGGGAGGGCCAGATCGACCCGTCGCAGCTCGCCGGTGCGGCCGGGCTCCCCGACGACCCGGCGTTCGTGGCCAACCTGATGAGCCAGCTCCAGCGGGCCGCGCAGTCGGGTGGCGACGGCATCGACTTCTCGGTCACCGCCGAGCGTGCGACGGCGATCGCGCGGGAGGGCGGCCACGCGGTCGACCCCGCGACCTCGCAGGCGTCGGACCAGGCGTTCCAGGTCGCGGCGCTGTGGCTCGACGAGGTCACGACCGTCGCCGAGCTCACGGCCACCCCGAGCCTCTACACCCGCGAGCAGTGGGCGAAGGCCACCGCTCCGGTGTGGACGCAGATCGCGGAGCCGGTCGCCTCGAGCATCGCGAACGCCCTCACCGAGGCGATCGACCAGCGCGCGCCCGAGGAGCTCAAGGCCATGCTCGGCGACGTCTCGAAGGCGATGCGCGGCGTCGGCGGTGCCCTGTTCGCGATCCAGCTCGGGCAGGTCGTCGGACAGCTCTCGAAGGAGGTCGTCTCCGGCGGCGACGTCGGCGTCCCGCTGCTCGACGAGCAGGTCGCGGCGCTCCTCCCCCAGAACGTCGCGGAGTTCGCCGAGGGGCTCGACGTCCCCGAGGACGAGGTCCGCATCTGGTTGGCCGTCCGCGAACTCGCGCACGCCCGGCTCTTCCGCTCGGCCCGGTGGCTGCGACTGCACATCATCTCCTCGATCACCGACTACGCGAAGGGCATCCACATCCCCTTCGACCGCGTCGAGGAGCTCGCCGCCGACATCGACCCGACCGACCAGGAGCAGCTCCGCGACGCCCTCGCGTCCGGCGCGCTGATCCCCCCGCGGACGCCCGAGCAGGACGCCGCACTCGCCCGCCTCGAGACGATGCTCGCGCTCGTCGAGGGCTGGGTCGACACCGTCACCGCGGCAGCCACCGCCCGGCTCCCCCGCGCGGACGCGATCGCCGAGATGGTCCGGCGGCGTCGAGCGGCCGGCGGTCCGGCCGAGTCGGCGTTCGCCACGCTGGTGGGGCTCGAGCTCCGGCCGCGCCGTCTCCGCGAGGCCGCGGCGATGTGGCAGCGGGTCACCGACGAACTCGGCGCCGAGGGCCGGGACGCCCTGTGGTCGCACTTCGACGCGGTGCCGACGTCCGAGGACATCGACGCCCCGGACGCGCTCGTGCTCCGCCTGAAGAACCCGGGCTTCTCCGCGGAGGACGACGAGTTCGACAAGGCGTTGCAGGACCTCCTCGACGACAGCACCGGCAGCCGTCCGCACGAGGACGAGCAGGGCCGGGTCGCGGACACCGACGGCAGCGGGGAAGCCGACGGGAACGAGGGCGGCGCGGACGCCGACGGCGACGAGGGCAGCGCGGGGCCGAAGGCCTAG